A genomic segment from Gracilinanus agilis isolate LMUSP501 chromosome 1, AgileGrace, whole genome shotgun sequence encodes:
- the LOC123231257 gene encoding BTB/POZ domain-containing protein KCTD1-like, with protein MLLEMERWKQDRENGHFSRPCECLVVRVAPDLGERITLSGDKSLIEEVFPEIGDVMCNLVNAGWNHDSTHVIRFPLNGYCHLNSVQVLERLQQRGFEIVYSCGGGVDSSQFSEYVLRRELRRTSRAPSVIRIKQEPLD; from the coding sequence ATGTTATTGGAGATGGAAAGATGGAAACAGGATCGGGAAAATGGTCACTTTTCTAGACCTTGCGAGTGCTTAGTGGTACGAGTTGCCCCAGACCTCGGAGAGAGAATTACACTCAGTGGTGACAAATCTTTGATAGAAGAAGTGTTCCCAGAAATTGGAGATGTGATGTGTAATTTGGTCAATGCAGGTTGGAATCACGACTCAACGCATGTCATCAGATTTCCACTGAATGGATACTGTCACCTCAACTCAGTTCAGGTACTTGAGAGGCTGCAGCAAAGAGGCTTCGAAATTGTGTACTCCTGTGGAGGAGGGGTAGACTCTTCCCAATTCAGTGAATACGTACTGAGGCGAGAACTCAGACGGACATCTCGTGCACCCTCCGTCATTCGAATAAAGCAGGAGCCTCTGGACTGA